Part of the Paenibacillus sp. JNUCC32 genome is shown below.
TAAACCGAAAATCCTGTATTATGGAACCCCGGTTATTTTGCTCAACACCCTGAATGAAGATGACACCGTCAATATCAGTCCCATCTCCTCATCATGGGCGCTGGGAGAACATATCATTCTTGGCATCGGACTCGGTGGGAAGGCGATCGAGAACCTGGAACGGCATCCTGAATGCGTCATCAATATTCCGGACCCTTCCTTATGGGAGAATGTCGAACGATTAGCCCCGTTGACAGGGAAACATCCAGTTCCGGACCACAAGCTGATGAGCGGATTTACATTTGAAAAAGATAAGTATGCGCAAAGCGGATTAACGCCAGCGGATTCTGTCGCCGTAAGGCCGTCTCGTATCATGGAGTGTCCGATCCAGATTGAAGCCAAGGTGAACCACATTCGGCTGCCTGACGATTCGCCCTTTTTTGCCATTGTCGAAACACAGGCTGTACAGGTGCATGCCCATCGCAGCATCATAACGAATGAACAACACATTGACCCTGGCAAATGGAGTCCGCTCATCTACAATTTCCGGCACTATTATGGGCTCGGCCCGTCATTAGGCAAAAGCTTTCGAGCCGAAACCTAATATTCGGGAGCATAAGGAAGAGGCCCGCCATGTATGGCGGGCCTCTTC
Proteins encoded:
- a CDS encoding flavin reductase family protein is translated as MKKTAQMIDTELIKPKILYYGTPVILLNTLNEDDTVNISPISSSWALGEHIILGIGLGGKAIENLERHPECVINIPDPSLWENVERLAPLTGKHPVPDHKLMSGFTFEKDKYAQSGLTPADSVAVRPSRIMECPIQIEAKVNHIRLPDDSPFFAIVETQAVQVHAHRSIITNEQHIDPGKWSPLIYNFRHYYGLGPSLGKSFRAET